The DNA region CCGCGCACGGTCGAACCTCCGGAGCCGGTGCATTCCCCGGAGACCGGCGCCGCGGCCGGAGTCGTGGAGCCTCCTGCTGTCGCGGAGACCCCTGCTGTCGCGGAGCCTCGTGCTGTCGTGGAACCTCCGACGGTGATCCGGCCGCGTACCCATCCGATCGCTCTGCCGACGGTGGACGTCGCCGAGCTCGGCGTCGCCGATCGCCTCGGACTCTCCGATGAAGACGACGAGGAAGTGGGCCCGACCTCATGAGAATCGGACTCATCCTGACCGAAGCCCTGGGCGGCCTGCGGCGGAACATCTCGATGGTGATCTCCGTCGTGCTCGTCACCTTCGTCTCCTTGACGTTCGTGGGCGCCGCGATCCTCATGCAGGGGCAGATCGGGGTCATGCGCGGGTACTGGGCCGAACGTGCCCAGGTGGCGGTGTACATGTGTTCGGCGGTCTCGGAATCCGAGACGTGCCTCGACGGCGCGGCGAGCGAGGAGCAGGTCGCCTCCGTCCGGGCTCAGCTCGAGGGTGACGCGCTCAAGCCGCTCATCAGCTCCATGACCTTCGATACGAAGGAAGAGACGTACGCCAAGCTCGTCGACCAGCTCGGCGCGGACCAGGCGAGCGTGCTCTCGCCCGACCAGGCGTTCGAGGTGTTCTTCGTCACGATGAAGGACCCTGGTCAGTCGCAGGTGCTCGCCGAGGCCTTCAGTGGACAGGCCGGCGTCGAGCAGGTTAAGGACCAGCTGCAGTATCTCGAGCCGTTGTTCTCCGCGTTGACGGTCGCGACCTACATCGCGGTCGGAATCGCCGTGCTTATGCTCATCGCGGCGACCCTGCTGATCGGAACGACCATCCGGTTGTCGGCGTATGCGCGGCGCAAGGAGATCGGCATCATGCGCCTGGTCGGAGCCTCGAACCGCTTCATCCAGACGCCGTTCGTCCTCGAGGGCGTGTTCGCCGCGTTCCTCGGCTCGGCTCTGGCCAGTGCCGCCGTCGTCGCCGGTATGCACTTCGGGGTCAACGGCTACCTGCGGGGGAGGGTGCCGTTCATCACCACATGGGTCACGATGCAGGACGCGGCTCTCGTGGTTCCCGTGCTGATCGGGATCGGCGTGATCCTCGCCGCGCTCTCCGCCGGCTTCGCGATCCGACGCTGGCTGCGTACCTGATAGCCTGAAAGGCTGCTCGGTCGGAACGATCGATCGAGCTCATCACGGCAACAGGAGAGCATCATGCCCAGGGAACGCGGAGAGAAGGTCGTCGCGACCAATCGTCGCGCACGTCACGACTACACGATCGAGAAGTCGTACGAAGCGGGGATGGTGCTCACCGGCACCGAGGTCAAGTCGCTGCGTCAGGGTCGCGCCAACCTCAGTGACGGCTATGCGTTCGTGAAGGGGAACGAGGTCTTCCTCGATTCCGTGCACATCCCCGAGTACTCGCAGGGGCACTGGACGAACCACTCGGCCAAACGCATCCGCAAGCTGCTCCTCCATCGCGAGGAGATCGCCAAGATCGCGCACGCCGTCTCGGCCGGGGGATACACCCTCATCCCGCTGAAGCTGTACTTCTCCGACGGTCGTGCCAAGGTCGAGATCGCCCTGGCGAAGGGCAAGCGCGAATACGACAAGCGGCAGACCCTGCGCGAGCGTCAGGACACCCGTGAGGCCGACCGTGCCATGCGTCTGCGCAATCGCGTGGGAGAGTAGCCCCGGGCTCTCAGGCCCCGACTCTCCGGCACTGCCGTGACGAGTCGACAGCCCGTCACGGGCGCGGGTGGAAGCCGAAGACGCGGCCGAGGAACGCCAGCTCGCGGTCGAGGGAGTCGACGATGGTCTCCGCGCTCCGGAAACCATGTCCCTCGGTGGGATAGAGGACGTACTCGTGCTCGATGCCGCGCTCTGCCAGAGCATCGCGGATCGCCTCGGACTGGGATGGAGGGACGACGCGGTCCTCGCCGCCCTGCAGGAGCAGGACCGGGACAGTGATGCGATCTGTGTGCGTGAGCGGTGAACGCTCGACGTACAGATGCTCGTACTCGGGCAGCGGGCCCACCAGACCGTCGATGTACGATGCCTCGAAGTCATGAGTCTCCGCGGCCAGCATGCGCAGGTCGGCGACGCCGTAGCGGCTGATCCCCGCGGCGAAGGCTCCGCCTCGCACCAGTGCCGACAGCACGGTCCAGCCGCCTGCCGATCCGCCGCGGATGGCCAGACGGTCGGGGTCGGCGAGCCCGGTGGCAGCCAGGCCCCGCGCCGCCGCGATCACGTCGTCGACGTCGACGACACCCCACTGGCCGTCCAAGCGTTCGCGATAGGCACGACCATAGCCGGTGGAGCCCCCGTAGTTCACGTCGAGCACGCCGATCCCGCGGCTCGTGTAGAAGGCGATCGCTGCCGAGGCTGCCCCGGTCACATGCGCCGTCGGTCCGCCGTGGACCAGCACGACGTAGGGCGGGAGCTCGTCGTCGGGGGCCTCCTCGTCGGGGTTCGCCGGCGGATAGGCGAATGCGTGCACGGCGCCGTGCGGACCGTCGATCTCGATCGACATCGACGCCGGCATCCAGCGCGGATCGACGGGCTCCCCGCCGCGCACGGCGACGACCTCTCCCGACTCGATATCGACGCACCAGAGCCCCGCCGCCACCCGGGAACCGTTGCCGGAGAGCAGCACCCGGGTGCCGTGGACCGCATCGACGCTCACATGACCGTCGCCGGGGAACTCGATGATGCTCTCGCCCCCTCCGGTGTCGATCACGACGACGTCGTCGCGCCCGTTCGTGCGGACGGCGAGGATGCGGCCGTCCTCCAACGGCTGATACCAGCGGTTGCTGAGCACCCAGAGCCCGTAGCCCGTGTCGGCATCGGACGGGGCCAGCGGCCGCGGGGATCCGGAAGGCGTCACCCCGTCGATGGCGATGCGGTGGAGTGTCCAGCGGTCATCGGCGATGTCGGCGAAGACCAGTTCCGTGTCGCTGAGCCACTCGGGCTGCAGCGCCGCTCGCGAGGGGATCGTCCGCGGGAGGCCTCCGTCGACCTCGGCGACCTGCACGCGCGCGCTCTCCCACGGCATCTTCCCCCGTTCCCAGGCGACCCACGCGGCGCGGGTCCCGTCAGGGGAGAATGCGGGGTGGGCGAAGAACCCCTCGCCCTGCACGATCACGCTGACTGCGGACTCGTCTTCTGCGGCGGAGCCGTCGAGCGGGATCTCGACGATCGCACGGAGGTGCGGTGTGGTCGAGAGGTCTTCGCGCACGGCGAGCAGACGTCCGTCCTGCACGCGCAGACCTCCGTGCGCGGGACCGGCCGCGGTGAGCGTGACGAGATCCCCGTCGGGGGTCAGGCGGCGCACCCGCTGGTCTGAGGCGTCGACGAAGTAGAGCGTCCCCCGATCGTCCGCCGTCCAGGCGCCGCCACCGTATTCGTGCACGCGGGAGCGGGCGTTCCAGGGCGCGGGGAGGACCTCGGCGCCCGTGGAACTCCGTACCGTCACCCGTCCCTTCTCGGACGGCACCGACTCACCCCACCAGATCTCCGTGCCGACGAAGCGGGCGCCGTCGATGCGAGGAGAGGACGCCGCGACTGATGGTGCGGAGAAAGGCGAAGGCCAGGAACCGTAGGGGGACGACGTCATGCTTCGAGCCTATGGGGCGCTGGCACGAGCGTCACGCGGGGCGCACACGAAGGCCCTCCAGGGAACCGGGAGGGCCTTCGTCGTGCTCTCGTCTCAGACCGCGCGGAGCACCGCCACGATCTTGCCGAGGATCACGGCTTCATCGCCCAGGATGGGCTCGAACGCCGAGTTGCGCGGGAGCAGCCACGTGTGGCCGTCGCGACGGCGCAGCACCTTGACGGTGGCCTCGCCGTCGAGCATCGCCGCGACGATCTCGCCGTTCTCGGCGCTGTTCTGCGAACGGACGACGACCCAGTCGCCGTCGCAGATGGCGGCGTCGATCATCGACTCGCCGGAGACCTTGAGCATGAACAGGTCGCCCTTGCCCACCAGTTGGCGGGGGAGCGGGAAGATCTCCTCGACCTGCTGGTCGGCGGTGATCGGCACACCCGCGGCGATGCGTCCGACCAGGGGGACGAGTGCCGCATCGCCGACCGGGGTCGCCACGTCGGCGGGGTTCTCGGTGCTGGCCCCCGGCAGGTCGATGAGCACTTCCATGGCGCGGGTCTTCCCAGGGTCGCGACGCAGATAGCCGCTGAGCTCCAACTGCCCGAGCTGGTGGGTGACGCTGGAGAGGGACTTGAGACCGACGGCGTCGCCGATCTCGCGCATGCTCGGCGGGTAACCGTGGTGCGCGATCGAGTTCTGGATGACCTCGAGGATCGCCATCTGCTTCGGGCTGAGGCTCTTCCGGCGGCGCGTGCGCGGTGCCTCCGACTCGGGGGCAGAGTTCTCGCTCATGGTGCTCCTTCAGTGCGTGATCCGACGTCCCTCTTCGAATGTCGGAGGCCCGTGGTGGGGTGTCCTTATCGAAACCGTATCCGAGAAACGGGCCGATCTGGAAGATCTGTTCGAGCGTGTCGGCTCATTTCCGGATTCGGTTTCGAAGAATACTTGACAGATGTTCGAACTCGAAGATATCTTCGGTACGTAGCTTCGCATTCACGGCTCCCGGCCGAGACGGGAATGCGAACGCTACGCCAACTTCCCCGGCGGCCTCACCGCTCCGGGACAGGCTAAGGAGCACCACATGAGCAGCATCAGCTTCAGCACCGCAGCAGTCATTCCGGCGTCGACCCGTCCCACGACGCGACTCCGACTGACGACGCGTGGCCGCGCCGTGCTGCTGGCCTTCGCCTCGGTTCCGCTCGCGATCGGTATCGCCTTCGCGGCGCTCAGCGGCGGCAGCGCGATCGCTTCGGGAGCAGATTCGGCCGCCGTCAGCGTCGAGACCGTGACCGTCATGCCGGGAGACACTCTCTGGTCGATCGCCACCAGCGTCGCTCCCGATGCCGACCCGCGGGACGTCATCGGTGAGATCAGCCGGATGAACCTGCTGCGCGGTGGAGAACTCCAGATCGGCCAGACGCTCGCCATCCCGGCCCAGTACGTGAACTGATCCGACGGCGGCAGCACTGCAGCAACTTTGCGTCATCGAGGCGAGGCGCCGCTTAACATGGGAAGGGTGACCCTCTCCCTCAACGATCTCCCGCTACGTGACGATCTTCGCGGATTGACGCCATACGGCGCTCCGCAAGCGCCGCTCCCGATCGCGCTCAACGTGAACGAGAACACGCATCCGATCCCCGACGCGGTGGCGAGCGACATCCTCGACGACATCGCCGTCGCGATCCGCGACGTCAACCGCTATCCGGACCGGGAGTTCACGACGCTCCGCGAGTCGTTCGCGGAGTACCTGGGGCACGGGCTCACGCCGGAGCAGATCTGGGCCGGCAACGGCTCGAATGAGGTTCTCCAGCACATCCTCCAGGCTTTCGGAGGTCCCGGGCGCACGGCGTTCGGTTTCGCGCCGACGTATTCGATGTACCCGCTCATCGCCCAGGGGACGGGAGCACGCTGGATCGCCGGCACTCGTCAGCCCGACTACACGATCACCCCGGACGAGGCTGCCGAGCAGGTGCGGGCCGCCGATCCCGATGTGGTCATCCTCTGTTCTCCCAACAACCCCACCGGCACGCCGCTCGGGCTGGACGTGATCGAAGCCGTGTACGACGCGGCCCGTGGCATCGTGATCGTGGATGAGGCGTACCAGGAGTTCGCGCCGCGCGATGCGATCTCCGCCCTGACCCTGCTCGACGGACGCCCGCGTCTCGCCGTCTCGCGCACCATGAGCAAGGCCTTCGCCTTCGCCGGGGCCCGGGTCGGGTACCTCGCTGCTGACCCCGCCTTCATCGACGCGTTGCGTCTGGTGCGTCTGCCCTATCACCTGAGCGCTCTCACCCAGGCGGCGGCGATAGCGGCCCTGCGCAACGCCGACGTGATGCTCGCGATGGTGGAGGAGATCGTCGAGCAGCGCGATCGGATCACGGCGACTCTCGAAGCGCTCGGATACCAGCCGCACGAATCGTGGTCGAACTTCGTCCTGTTCGGCGGCGTCGCCGACCCGCGGGCCACCTGGCAGCAGCTGTACGACCGCGGCGTGCTCGTGCGCGATGTCGGCATCCCCGGACACCTCAGGGTCAGCGCGGGCACGGAGGCCGAGACCACCGCGTTCCTCGAGGCGCTGGCCTCGATAGGATCGGCTTCATGAGCACCCCCGCACTGACCCCGCGCACCGCGAACCGTGTGCGCAGCACGTCGGAGTCCACCGTCGAGCTCGAGCTGAACCTCGACGGCACCGGGGCGAGCCGAATCGACACGTCCGTGCCGTTCTTCGACCACATGCTCACCGCCTTCGCGAAGCATTCGCTGACCGACCTCACGGTGCGGGCTTCCGGCGACACGCACATCGACGCGCACCACACGGTGGAAGACGTCTCGATCGTGCTCGGCCAAGCCATTCTCGAAGCTCTCGGGGACAAGTCCGGGATCTCCCGTTACGGCGACGCGCTCGTTCCCCTCGACGAGGCACTGGCGCAGGCGGTCGTCGACATCTCCGGTCGTCCGTATCTCGTGCACACGGGAGAGCCTGAAGGCTTCGAACACCACCTCATCGGCGGGCACTTCACCGGTTCGCTGGTGCGTCACTCATTCGAGGCCATCAGTTTCAATGCCGGTCTGACCGTGCACGTGCGTGTGCTCGGCGGGCGTGATCCGCACCACATCGCCGAGGCGGAGTACAAGGCTTTCGCTCGCGCATTCCGCGAAGCCAAGGCTCTGGACCCGCTCGTCGACGGCATCCCGTCCACGAAGGGCGCGCTGTGAGCGCAGCGCCCCGGGTCGCGGTGTTCGACTACGAGTCGGGCAACGTCCACTCGGCGGTGAAGGCGCTCGTCGCCGCCGGCGCGGATGCCGTGCTGACGCGCGACCGCGCCACCGCTCTCGAGGCGGATGGACTCGTCGTCCCCGGTGTCGGTGCATTCCAGGCCGTCCGCGATGCCCTGCGCGCCCACGGAGGGGACGAGATCATCGATCGCCGTCTCGCCGGCGGCCGTCCGGTCCTCGGGATCTGCGTCGGGATGCAGGTCCTCTTCGAGCACGGCGTCGAGCGCGGGCACGACACCGAAGGGCTCGGCGAGTGGCCCGGCGCGGTCACCGAGCTCAATGCCCCGGTGCTGCCGCACATGGGCTGGAACACGGTCGAGCCCGGTGCCGACAGCGTGCTCTTCCGAGGCATCGAGCAGGAGCGCTTCTACTTCGTGCACTCCTACGCCGCGCAGTCCTGGGAACTCGACGTCATCCCGCCGTTCCCCGAGCCTGTGCTGACCTGGACGACGTACGGCGACCCGTTCCTCGCCGCCGTCGAGAACGGGCCGCTCTCGGCGACGCAGTTCCACCCGGAGAAGTCCGGGGAAGCCGGCATCCAGCTGCTGCGCAACTGGGTGGGAAGTCTCTGACGTCTTCGGCAGGCGTCACCCGTTTTGTTCCCCGCCGTCCGGCGGACTACCCTCGGTTCTCGTGCCCGCACCGGGCCGTAGAGCTTCCCGATACAAGGACCCCATGAACGACTTCGCGCAGTCCCCCTCGCTCACGCTCCTTCCCGCCGTCGATGTCGCCGGGGGCAAGGCCGTCCGCCTGACCCAGGGCGAGGCCGGAACCGAGACCAGCTACGGCGACCCGTTGGATGCCGCAGGGGAGTGGGTGGCGCAGGGAGCGAAGTGGATCCACCTCGTCGACCTCGACGCCGCGTTCGGCCGTGGCAGCAACGCACCGATCCTGCGCAAGGTCATCAAGCAGTTCAAGGGCGTGAGCATCGAGCTCTCCGGTGGCATCCGTGATGATGCGACGTTGGAGGCGGCTCTGGAGAGCGGGGCCACCCGGATCAACCTGGGCACGGCCGCGCTGGAGAACCCGGAGTGGGCGGCCGATGTGATCGGCCGTTACGGCGAGGCGATCGCGGTCGGCCTCGACGTGCGGGGGACGACGCTCGCCGCCCGCGGATGGACCAAGGAGGGCGGTGACCTCTGGGAGGTTCTCGACCGCCTCGAAGACGCCGGCTGCAGCCGTTATGTCGTCACCGACGTCACGAAGGACGGCACTCTTCGCGGCCCCAACATCGAACTGCTCCGCGAGGTCACCTCACGTACCCCGAAACCGGTCGTCGCATCCGGCGGGATCTCGAGCCTCGACGACATCGCCGCGCTCCGCGATCTCGTGCCGCTGGGCGTCGAAGGTGCGATCGTCGGCAAGGCACTCTACGCCGGCGCGTTCACGCTGGCTGAGGCTCTGGATGTCGCAGGAGACTGACGCGCACGCCTGTGGGCCGGAATCGCACAACCACGGCGATTCGGCGGGCGTCCCCTGGGAGGGGCGCAGCTTCGAGTCGAATCCGCACGCGTCGGACGACGGTTCCGCCGATCCCGCTCTGTTGGCCGCGCTGCTGCGGTTCCGTGCGGGTGAAGGCAGTCAGGTCGACGTGGTCGACGCCTTCCGTACCGCACGCGTGCTGATTCCGCTTATCGCCGAGAAGGGTGAGGAGGGTGTGGCGCCGAGCGGTCTCACCGTCGACAAGACGCAGGAACTGTCCATCGTGACGGTCGCGGCGCCTGACGGCCGGCGCGTGCAGCCGGTCTTCTCGTCCGTGCAGGCGATGCAGGCATGGGATCCGACCGCGCGACCGATCCCCGTCGAGGCCGTTCGAGCCGCGTTGGCGGCGTCGGCGGAGGACACCGATCTCATCGTTCTCGACCCGACGTCAGAGACGGAGTTCGTGATCCGGCGTCCCGCGGTCTGGGCGATCGCTCAGGAGCAGCGCTGGGAGCCCAGCTTCCTGTCGACAGAAGTGTTCACGGCTGTCCAGGAGAGCGTGGCTCACGAACTGGCGGTGATCGATGTGGCGGTGGCCGCGGGCGATCCCGACGCGCGGCTCCGGGGCCCCGAGCTGATCGTGGTCCTCGAGCTCGTCGACGGTCTGGAGCGTGAGGTGCTCGATGCCGTGCTCTCGCGTCTCGCTCAGCGCTGGGCGTCCGATGATCGCATCGCTGTGCACGCCGACTCGCTGACCGTGAAGCTCCGCCGCGGCGTCTGATCGCGTTCGCTACGATCGGGGCATGTCCCGAGGTCTGATGCGAGTCCTCGCCGTGGTCGCGCTCCTGGGTGGTGCCGCGACCGGCATCACGGGTTGCTACACCGCGTGCCCGGCGATCGGCTATGTCAACGGGGTGGTCGTCGACGTGAGCGTATTCCCGGAGACAGCGGCCGTCCAGTTCTGCGTGGACGCGGAGTGCTCACCGGCGCCGGGGGAGGACGAGACCTCCTCGACCAACCTGTTCGCGGCGTCCCGTGAGAACGACGGGACCTGGCGGCTCATGTTCGACATGTCGACACCGGAGGAGGTCGACATCCGCCTGTTCGACGCGCAGGGCACCGTCATCCACGAATCC from Microbacterium sp. SY138 includes:
- a CDS encoding prolyl oligopeptidase family serine peptidase, whose product is MTSSPYGSWPSPFSAPSVAASSPRIDGARFVGTEIWWGESVPSEKGRVTVRSSTGAEVLPAPWNARSRVHEYGGGAWTADDRGTLYFVDASDQRVRRLTPDGDLVTLTAAGPAHGGLRVQDGRLLAVREDLSTTPHLRAIVEIPLDGSAAEDESAVSVIVQGEGFFAHPAFSPDGTRAAWVAWERGKMPWESARVQVAEVDGGLPRTIPSRAALQPEWLSDTELVFADIADDRWTLHRIAIDGVTPSGSPRPLAPSDADTGYGLWVLSNRWYQPLEDGRILAVRTNGRDDVVVIDTGGGESIIEFPGDGHVSVDAVHGTRVLLSGNGSRVAAGLWCVDIESGEVVAVRGGEPVDPRWMPASMSIEIDGPHGAVHAFAYPPANPDEEAPDDELPPYVVLVHGGPTAHVTGAASAAIAFYTSRGIGVLDVNYGGSTGYGRAYRERLDGQWGVVDVDDVIAAARGLAATGLADPDRLAIRGGSAGGWTVLSALVRGGAFAAGISRYGVADLRMLAAETHDFEASYIDGLVGPLPEYEHLYVERSPLTHTDRITVPVLLLQGGEDRVVPPSQSEAIRDALAERGIEHEYVLYPTEGHGFRSAETIVDSLDRELAFLGRVFGFHPRP
- the smpB gene encoding SsrA-binding protein SmpB, translating into MPRERGEKVVATNRRARHDYTIEKSYEAGMVLTGTEVKSLRQGRANLSDGYAFVKGNEVFLDSVHIPEYSQGHWTNHSAKRIRKLLLHREEIAKIAHAVSAGGYTLIPLKLYFSDGRAKVEIALAKGKREYDKRQTLRERQDTREADRAMRLRNRVGE
- the hisB gene encoding imidazoleglycerol-phosphate dehydratase HisB; translated protein: MSTPALTPRTANRVRSTSESTVELELNLDGTGASRIDTSVPFFDHMLTAFAKHSLTDLTVRASGDTHIDAHHTVEDVSIVLGQAILEALGDKSGISRYGDALVPLDEALAQAVVDISGRPYLVHTGEPEGFEHHLIGGHFTGSLVRHSFEAISFNAGLTVHVRVLGGRDPHHIAEAEYKAFARAFREAKALDPLVDGIPSTKGAL
- the hisH gene encoding imidazole glycerol phosphate synthase subunit HisH — protein: MSAAPRVAVFDYESGNVHSAVKALVAAGADAVLTRDRATALEADGLVVPGVGAFQAVRDALRAHGGDEIIDRRLAGGRPVLGICVGMQVLFEHGVERGHDTEGLGEWPGAVTELNAPVLPHMGWNTVEPGADSVLFRGIEQERFYFVHSYAAQSWELDVIPPFPEPVLTWTTYGDPFLAAVENGPLSATQFHPEKSGEAGIQLLRNWVGSL
- the lexA gene encoding transcriptional repressor LexA, with protein sequence MSENSAPESEAPRTRRRKSLSPKQMAILEVIQNSIAHHGYPPSMREIGDAVGLKSLSSVTHQLGQLELSGYLRRDPGKTRAMEVLIDLPGASTENPADVATPVGDAALVPLVGRIAAGVPITADQQVEEIFPLPRQLVGKGDLFMLKVSGESMIDAAICDGDWVVVRSQNSAENGEIVAAMLDGEATVKVLRRRDGHTWLLPRNSAFEPILGDEAVILGKIVAVLRAV
- a CDS encoding LysM peptidoglycan-binding domain-containing protein; translation: MSSISFSTAAVIPASTRPTTRLRLTTRGRAVLLAFASVPLAIGIAFAALSGGSAIASGADSAAVSVETVTVMPGDTLWSIATSVAPDADPRDVIGEISRMNLLRGGELQIGQTLAIPAQYVN
- the ftsX gene encoding permease-like cell division protein FtsX, coding for MRIGLILTEALGGLRRNISMVISVVLVTFVSLTFVGAAILMQGQIGVMRGYWAERAQVAVYMCSAVSESETCLDGAASEEQVASVRAQLEGDALKPLISSMTFDTKEETYAKLVDQLGADQASVLSPDQAFEVFFVTMKDPGQSQVLAEAFSGQAGVEQVKDQLQYLEPLFSALTVATYIAVGIAVLMLIAATLLIGTTIRLSAYARRKEIGIMRLVGASNRFIQTPFVLEGVFAAFLGSALASAAVVAGMHFGVNGYLRGRVPFITTWVTMQDAALVVPVLIGIGVILAALSAGFAIRRWLRT
- the priA gene encoding bifunctional 1-(5-phosphoribosyl)-5-((5-phosphoribosylamino)methylideneamino)imidazole-4-carboxamide isomerase/phosphoribosylanthranilate isomerase PriA, which translates into the protein MNDFAQSPSLTLLPAVDVAGGKAVRLTQGEAGTETSYGDPLDAAGEWVAQGAKWIHLVDLDAAFGRGSNAPILRKVIKQFKGVSIELSGGIRDDATLEAALESGATRINLGTAALENPEWAADVIGRYGEAIAVGLDVRGTTLAARGWTKEGGDLWEVLDRLEDAGCSRYVVTDVTKDGTLRGPNIELLREVTSRTPKPVVASGGISSLDDIAALRDLVPLGVEGAIVGKALYAGAFTLAEALDVAGD
- a CDS encoding histidinol-phosphate transaminase; protein product: MTLSLNDLPLRDDLRGLTPYGAPQAPLPIALNVNENTHPIPDAVASDILDDIAVAIRDVNRYPDREFTTLRESFAEYLGHGLTPEQIWAGNGSNEVLQHILQAFGGPGRTAFGFAPTYSMYPLIAQGTGARWIAGTRQPDYTITPDEAAEQVRAADPDVVILCSPNNPTGTPLGLDVIEAVYDAARGIVIVDEAYQEFAPRDAISALTLLDGRPRLAVSRTMSKAFAFAGARVGYLAADPAFIDALRLVRLPYHLSALTQAAAIAALRNADVMLAMVEEIVEQRDRITATLEALGYQPHESWSNFVLFGGVADPRATWQQLYDRGVLVRDVGIPGHLRVSAGTEAETTAFLEALASIGSAS
- a CDS encoding SseB family protein, which translates into the protein MSQETDAHACGPESHNHGDSAGVPWEGRSFESNPHASDDGSADPALLAALLRFRAGEGSQVDVVDAFRTARVLIPLIAEKGEEGVAPSGLTVDKTQELSIVTVAAPDGRRVQPVFSSVQAMQAWDPTARPIPVEAVRAALAASAEDTDLIVLDPTSETEFVIRRPAVWAIAQEQRWEPSFLSTEVFTAVQESVAHELAVIDVAVAAGDPDARLRGPELIVVLELVDGLEREVLDAVLSRLAQRWASDDRIAVHADSLTVKLRRGV